The DNA sequence CCGCCTCGATACCGCCGGGGATGATCCGTCCCCGGACGGCCGCGATCTTGCCGGACAGGAACACGAAGTCACCCGCCTCGATGGCCTCGCTGTAGTTTGGACCCGGGTTAACCGCCTTGCGGCTCCGGTCGTCCTGCGACTGGGCGGGCAGCACGGTGTACCCCAGCGAAACAGCGGCGACGATCAGCGCTGTGAGGCCGGCGAACAGCCACCTGGAAACCACGATGTTCAATTCGAAACTTTCTTCCTTCCTGCCACCCTGGATACGTATGGTCGAGCCCATGATAACCTCCCCTGATTTTGGTTGACTCTACATGCCTTCGGCATTATCTTTACCGTCTATGATCAAAAAATCAAGTAGTATCGGGAAAAGGATGGATATGACCACGTGCCCTATTGTCTGCACGGTCCGACTGCACTTGCCACTTCGGACCCG is a window from the Gemmatimonadota bacterium genome containing:
- a CDS encoding RidA family protein — its product is MGSTIRIQGGRKEESFELNIVVSRWLFAGLTALIVAAVSLGYTVLPAQSQDDRSRKAVNPGPNYSEAIEAGDFVFLSGKIAAVRGRIIPGGIEAETKMVMDNLQTALAKSGLTMDDVVKATVFLNDLNDFSAMNEVYRSYYTADPPARSTIQSGVVLNAGIEIDLIAYRGDK